Proteins from one Telopea speciosissima isolate NSW1024214 ecotype Mountain lineage chromosome 1, Tspe_v1, whole genome shotgun sequence genomic window:
- the LOC122643363 gene encoding outer envelope protein 39, chloroplastic isoform X2, translated as MGAQKSIHAGKAKIDVNVDFTHKLCAALMLPPFRDSGHPFSQIIGSLCIKHPSLFGGSEKLDVSVDKGLYDSNILIAFRRPRPQGVAQQSFVIQHSISPEIGVHGLPIDNFSRSGSGGINLCRLSAGVDVNEPASSNWTSTTSIKFEHVRPINDDGRFISRDLDGFPVTCSGTSHDSMVVLKQESHYVKANDHSFSQLKLQMEQGIPVLSKWLIFNRFKFVTSKGVKLGPAFFLASLTGGSIVGDMAPYQAFAIGGLGSVRGYGEGAVGSGRSCLIMNNELTVPLEILLLGMENLGLELDSDMVFG; from the exons ATGGGAGCTCAAAAGAGCATCCATGCAGGCAAAG CCAAGATAGATGTAAATGTGGATTTCACTCACAAGCTATGTGCAGCTTTAATGCTTCCTCCATTCAG GGATTCTGGCCATCCATTTTCTCAGATAATTGGAAG TCTTTGTATCAAACACCCCAGTTTGTTTGGCGGAAGTGAGAAGCTTGACGTGTCCGTGGATAAGGGACTGTATGATTCTAATATCTTGATAGCTTTCAGAAGGCCGAGACCCCAGGGTGTCGCCCAACAGTCTTTCGTTATTCAG CACTCAATCTCTCCCGAGATTGGAGTCCATGGGTTGCCCATCGACAATTTCTCCCGCTCAGGAAGTGGGGGTATCAATTTGTGCCGCTTGTCAGCTGGAGTTGATGTAAATGAACCTGCAAGTTCAAATTGGACCAGCACCACTAGCATAAAGTTTGAG CATGTCAGACCAATTAATGATGACGGCCGCTTCATAAGCAGAGACCTTGACGGGTTTCCTGTGACCTGCAG TGGCACATCACACGATAGTATGGTAGTTCTGAAGCAGGAATCTCATTATGTGAAGGCCAATGATCATAGTTTCTCGCAA TTGAAACTTCAAATGGAACAAGGCATTCCTGTTCTATCCAAGTGGCTAATCTTCAACAGATTCAAATTTGTTACATCAAAGGGGGTTAAACTTGGGCCTGCATTTTTCTTGGCAAG CCTGACAGGTGGTTCCATTGTAGGGGACATGGCACCTTACCAAGCATTTGCAATTGGCGGTCTTGGTAGTGTTCGAGGATATGGTGAGGGTGCTGTAGGATCTGGGAGATCTTGTCTCATCATGAACAATGAATTAACAGTCCCTTTG